The Bacillus vallismortis genome window below encodes:
- the ymdB gene encoding 2',3'-cyclic-nucleotide 2'-phosphodiesterase, translating into MRILFIGDVVGSPGRDMVKEYVPKLKSKYKPHFTIINGENAAHGKGLTEKNYHSLIQAGADAITMGNHTWDKKEIFDFIDDVPNLVRPANFPEGTPGKGITYVKANGKELAVINLQGRTFLPPLDDPFLKADELIAEAAKRTPYIFIDFHAEATSEKLALGWYTDGRASAVVGTHTHVQTADNRIFPKGTAYITDVGMTGPYDGILGMDRETIIKRFKTNLPVRFTVAEGKTTLSGVVIDIDDQTKKAVKIDRILINDDHMFFE; encoded by the coding sequence ATGAGAATTTTATTTATCGGAGATGTTGTCGGTTCACCGGGCCGTGACATGGTCAAAGAATATGTACCAAAGCTAAAATCAAAATATAAGCCTCACTTTACTATTATTAATGGTGAAAATGCCGCACATGGCAAAGGCCTGACGGAAAAAAATTATCACAGCTTAATCCAGGCTGGCGCCGATGCAATCACTATGGGGAACCACACATGGGATAAAAAAGAAATTTTCGATTTTATAGATGACGTTCCGAATTTGGTTCGCCCTGCAAACTTTCCAGAAGGAACACCGGGAAAAGGGATCACATATGTGAAAGCAAACGGCAAAGAGCTTGCCGTCATTAATTTACAAGGACGCACGTTTTTACCGCCGCTTGATGATCCGTTTTTAAAAGCGGATGAGTTGATTGCCGAAGCTGCGAAAAGAACACCGTACATTTTTATCGACTTCCATGCCGAAGCGACAAGTGAAAAGCTCGCACTTGGCTGGTATACAGACGGCCGGGCATCAGCTGTCGTCGGAACTCATACACATGTGCAAACAGCGGATAACCGCATTTTTCCAAAGGGTACGGCATATATTACTGATGTAGGAATGACTGGCCCATATGACGGTATACTGGGGATGGACAGAGAGACGATTATTAAGCGATTCAAAACGAACCTTCCAGTCCGTTTTACTGTCGCTGAAGGAAAAACAACGCTGAGCGGAGTTGTCATTGACATCGACGACCAAACGAAAAAAGCTGTCAAAATTGACCGGATCTTGATCAATGATGATCACATGTTCTTTGAATAA
- the rny gene encoding ribonuclease Y, producing the protein MTPIMMVLISILLILLGLVVGYFVRKTIAEAKIAGARGAAEQILEDAKRDAEALKKEALLEAKDEIHKLRIDAEQEVRERRNELQKQENRLLQKEENLDRKHEGIDKREAMLEKKDHSLNERQQHIEEMESKVDEMIRMQQSELERISSLTRDEAKQIILERVENELSHDIAIMTKETENRAKEEADKKAKNILSLALQRCAADHVAETTVSVVNLPNDEMKGRIIGREGRNIRTLETLTGIDLIIDDTPEAVILSGFDPIRRETARIALDKLVQDGRIHPARIEEMVEKSRREVDDYIREMGEQTTFEVGVHGLHPDLIKILGRLKFRTSYGQNVLKHSMEVAFLAGLMASELGEDAKLAKRAGLLHDIGKAIDHEVEGSHVEIGVELATKYKEHPVVINSIASHHGDEEPTSIIAVLVAAADALSAARPGARSETLENYIRRLEKLEEISESYEGVEKSFAIQAGREVRIMVKPDSINDLEAHRLARDIRKRIEDELDYPGHIKVTVIRETRAVEYAK; encoded by the coding sequence ATGACCCCAATTATGATGGTTCTCATCTCCATTTTGCTGATTCTACTCGGTTTAGTTGTTGGCTACTTTGTTCGTAAAACCATTGCCGAAGCGAAAATTGCGGGCGCACGCGGTGCAGCCGAGCAAATTCTTGAAGATGCAAAGCGTGATGCTGAAGCACTGAAAAAAGAAGCTCTGCTTGAAGCAAAGGATGAAATCCACAAACTTCGAATAGATGCTGAACAGGAAGTTCGTGAAAGACGAAATGAGCTTCAAAAACAAGAAAACCGTTTACTCCAAAAGGAGGAAAACCTTGATCGCAAACATGAGGGAATTGATAAACGGGAAGCGATGTTGGAGAAGAAAGATCATTCTCTGAATGAACGACAACAACATATTGAAGAGATGGAAAGCAAAGTGGATGAGATGATTCGTATGCAGCAGTCAGAGTTGGAACGAATTTCGAGTCTGACTCGTGATGAGGCAAAACAAATCATCCTTGAACGGGTTGAAAACGAGCTTTCACATGACATCGCCATCATGACAAAAGAAACTGAAAACCGCGCGAAAGAAGAGGCGGATAAGAAAGCGAAAAACATTCTTTCACTCGCCTTACAGCGCTGCGCAGCGGACCACGTTGCTGAAACAACGGTATCAGTTGTTAATCTTCCAAATGATGAGATGAAAGGACGTATCATCGGACGGGAAGGGCGTAACATTCGTACGCTTGAAACGCTGACAGGAATTGACCTGATTATTGATGATACACCTGAAGCTGTCATTCTTTCCGGATTTGATCCGATCAGACGTGAGACAGCAAGGATTGCTCTTGATAAACTCGTTCAGGATGGCCGTATTCATCCGGCACGGATTGAAGAAATGGTAGAAAAATCTCGCCGCGAGGTCGATGACTATATTCGTGAGATGGGTGAGCAAACGACATTTGAGGTTGGCGTTCATGGCCTCCACCCAGATCTCATCAAGATTCTCGGCCGCTTAAAGTTCCGTACAAGCTATGGTCAAAATGTGCTTAAGCATTCCATGGAAGTCGCATTCTTGGCCGGCCTAATGGCATCGGAGCTTGGAGAAGACGCAAAGCTTGCTAAACGTGCAGGCCTACTTCACGACATCGGAAAAGCAATTGATCATGAAGTAGAAGGAAGCCACGTTGAAATCGGAGTTGAGCTTGCGACTAAATATAAAGAGCACCCAGTCGTGATTAACAGTATTGCATCACACCACGGGGATGAAGAGCCGACTTCCATTATCGCTGTGCTGGTAGCGGCAGCAGATGCGCTTTCCGCTGCAAGACCTGGCGCAAGAAGTGAGACGCTCGAGAATTATATTCGAAGACTTGAAAAGCTCGAAGAAATTTCTGAGTCCTACGAAGGTGTTGAAAAATCATTTGCCATTCAGGCTGGACGCGAAGTGCGTATTATGGTGAAGCCGGATTCAATTAATGATCTTGAAGCTCATCGACTGGCGCGAGATATCCGTAAGCGAATTGAGGACGAGCTCGATTATCCAGGTCATATTAAAGTGACAGTAATCAGAGAAACCCGAGCCGTTGAGTATGCAAAATAA
- the tdh gene encoding L-threonine 3-dehydrogenase, translating into MQSGKMKALMKKDGMFGAVLTEVPIPEIDKHEVLIKVKAASICGTDVHIYNWDQWARQRIKTPYVFGHEFSGIVEAVGENAGSIKVGEYVSAETHIVCGECVPCVTGKSHVCTNTAIIGVDTAGCFAEYVKVPADNVWKNPADMDPAIASIQEPLGNAVHTVLESQPAGGTTAVIGCGPIGLMAVAVAKATGASQVIAIDKNEYRLTLAKQMGAACTVSIEKEDPLKIVSALTSGEGADLVCEMSGHPAAIAQGLAMAANGGRFHILSLPEHPVTIDLTNKVVFKGLTIQGITGRKMFSTWRQVSQLLKSNVLDLSPVITHQFPLEEFEKGFELMRSGQCGKVILIP; encoded by the coding sequence ATGCAGAGTGGAAAGATGAAAGCTCTAATGAAAAAGGACGGGATGTTCGGTGCTGTGCTGACTGAAGTTCCCATTCCTGAGATCGATAAACATGAAGTCCTCATAAAAGTGAAAGCTGCTTCAATATGCGGCACGGATGTGCACATTTATAATTGGGATCAATGGGCACGTCAGAGAATCAAAACACCCTATGTTTTCGGCCATGAGTTCAGCGGTATTGTTGAAGCTGTAGGAGAGAATGCCGGCAGTATAAAAGTGGGGGAGTATGTGTCTGCGGAAACGCACATTGTCTGCGGAGAATGTGTCCCTTGCGTAACCGGAAAATCTCATGTTTGTACCAATACTGCTATTATCGGGGTGGACACGGCAGGCTGTTTTGCGGAATATGTAAAAGTTCCTGCTGATAACGTTTGGAAAAACCCCGCCGATATGGATCCGGCGATTGCTTCCATTCAAGAGCCTTTAGGAAATGCGGTTCATACAGTGCTTGAGAGCCAGCCAGCAGGAGGAACAACTGCAGTCATTGGATGTGGACCGATTGGCCTTATGGCTGTTGCGGTTGCAAAAGCAACAGGTGCTTCTCAAGTAATAGCGATTGATAAAAATGAGTATCGGTTGACGCTTGCCAAACAAATGGGAGCTGCATGTACTGTTTCTATTGAAAAAGAAGACCCGCTCAAAATTGTAAGCGCTTTAACAAGTGGGGAAGGAGCGGATCTCGTTTGTGAGATGTCCGGCCATCCCGCAGCTATAGCGCAGGGTCTGGCGATGGCCGCAAATGGGGGAAGATTTCATATTCTCAGCTTGCCGGAACACCCAGTGACAATTGATTTGACGAATAAAGTGGTATTTAAAGGACTAACAATCCAAGGAATCACCGGAAGAAAAATGTTTTCGACTTGGCGGCAGGTGTCTCAATTGCTCAAATCAAATGTACTCGATCTTTCACCTGTTATTACCCATCAGTTTCCGTTAGAGGAGTTTGAGAAAGGATTCGAACTGATGAGAAGCGGCCAGTGCGGAAAAGTGATTTTAATTCCATAA
- the spoVS gene encoding stage V sporulation protein SpoVS → MEILKVSAKSSPNSVAGALAGVLRERGAAEIQAIGAGALNQAVKAVAIARGFVAPSGVDLICIPAFTDIQIDGEERTAIKLIVEPR, encoded by the coding sequence ATGGAAATCTTAAAAGTTTCAGCAAAATCGAGTCCAAATTCAGTGGCAGGTGCGCTTGCGGGTGTGTTAAGAGAGCGAGGAGCCGCCGAGATTCAAGCGATTGGAGCGGGTGCATTAAACCAGGCTGTAAAAGCTGTGGCGATTGCCAGGGGATTTGTGGCGCCTAGCGGCGTTGATTTGATTTGTATTCCGGCTTTTACCGATATTCAGATCGACGGGGAAGAAAGAACGGCAATTAAATTAATCGTGGAGCCTCGCTAA